A region from the Rufibacter sp. DG15C genome encodes:
- the nosZ gene encoding Sec-dependent nitrous-oxide reductase, whose product METRFNQICKSAPKAAVLAAVAMGSLFQGCSKTQGSEGGATASALSSDAASQVYVAPGKHDELYSFLSGGFNGQVSVYGLPSGRLLKIIPVFSQHAENGYGYNEESKAMLQTSHGFVPWDDLHHPKLSRANGTTDGRWLFVNGNNTPRVARVDLTTFETVEIMEIPNSAGNHCSPYPTNNNEYVIAGTRFSVPLDMKGGTKDVSLKDYEKEFRGSISFIKVDQEKGDMDLDFQILVPGFDYDLANGGKGPSEEWVFFTTYNSEKSGTLKEVGASQNDKDYLAAINWKLAAKYAKEGKAREMPAYYYHNKMDKGTHMAKSTIKRKVRYLLPEDCPGMMYLLPAPKSPHGIDVDPTGEHMVVSGKLASAIPVFSFSKMQAAIKNKQFDGEKNGIPVLKYESVLAAEVKEPGLGPLHTEFDGKGNAYTSMFVSSEIVKWRLKDFKVVDRIPVYYSVGHLMIPGGDTKEPYGKYLVAMNKITKDRYLPTGPELAHAAQLIDISGEKMKMLLDFPTVAEPHYAQAIKADMIAPKSVKFHKLDENRHPHAVKKEADVSVKRQGNVVHVNMTAIRSHMTPDNIEGIQTGDTVYFHVTNLEQDWDVPHGFALMGANTSETLIMPGATQTLKWVAKKEGVFPFYCTDFCSALHQEMQGYVRVSPKGSNVPIAFSTGKKKPATVAAK is encoded by the coding sequence ATGGAAACTCGATTCAACCAAATTTGTAAATCAGCCCCTAAGGCAGCAGTGCTAGCTGCCGTGGCCATGGGCTCCCTGTTCCAGGGCTGTAGTAAGACACAAGGTTCTGAGGGGGGCGCCACTGCCTCGGCACTATCCTCAGATGCGGCTTCACAAGTGTATGTGGCGCCCGGTAAGCATGATGAGCTGTATTCGTTCTTGTCAGGTGGTTTCAACGGGCAGGTGTCTGTGTACGGGCTTCCGTCTGGCAGGCTCTTAAAGATCATCCCGGTTTTTTCTCAGCACGCAGAAAATGGCTACGGCTACAATGAAGAGTCTAAGGCTATGTTGCAAACCTCACATGGCTTTGTGCCTTGGGATGACTTGCACCACCCTAAACTCTCCCGCGCCAACGGCACCACAGATGGGCGCTGGCTATTTGTAAACGGCAACAACACGCCTCGGGTAGCCCGCGTGGACCTCACCACCTTTGAGACGGTGGAGATCATGGAAATTCCTAACAGTGCCGGTAACCACTGCTCGCCATACCCTACCAACAACAATGAGTATGTGATAGCGGGGACTCGCTTTAGTGTGCCCCTGGACATGAAAGGCGGTACCAAAGACGTAAGTTTGAAGGACTATGAGAAGGAGTTTAGAGGTTCTATCTCCTTCATTAAAGTAGACCAGGAGAAAGGCGACATGGACCTGGACTTCCAGATTCTGGTACCGGGTTTTGACTATGATTTGGCCAACGGCGGCAAAGGTCCTTCTGAGGAATGGGTGTTCTTTACTACCTACAACTCTGAGAAGTCTGGTACCTTAAAAGAGGTAGGCGCGTCACAGAATGACAAAGACTACTTAGCGGCTATAAACTGGAAACTGGCGGCTAAATACGCGAAAGAAGGCAAAGCCCGCGAAATGCCCGCGTACTACTATCACAACAAGATGGACAAAGGCACCCACATGGCCAAGTCAACCATCAAGAGAAAAGTGCGGTACCTGCTGCCCGAAGACTGCCCAGGTATGATGTACCTTTTGCCAGCGCCTAAGTCGCCTCACGGTATTGACGTAGACCCAACCGGTGAGCACATGGTAGTAAGTGGAAAATTAGCCTCTGCCATTCCTGTGTTCTCCTTCTCAAAAATGCAGGCTGCCATTAAAAACAAGCAGTTTGACGGCGAGAAAAACGGCATTCCAGTGCTTAAGTATGAGTCTGTTTTGGCCGCCGAAGTGAAAGAGCCAGGCCTTGGACCGTTGCACACAGAGTTTGACGGAAAAGGAAACGCTTATACCTCTATGTTTGTGTCTTCTGAGATTGTGAAATGGAGATTAAAGGACTTTAAAGTAGTAGACAGAATACCAGTGTATTATTCTGTGGGCCACTTGATGATTCCGGGTGGTGACACCAAAGAACCGTATGGCAAATACTTGGTGGCCATGAACAAAATCACCAAAGACCGCTATTTGCCAACCGGTCCAGAACTAGCCCACGCCGCGCAATTGATTGACATTAGCGGTGAGAAGATGAAAATGCTCTTAGACTTCCCAACGGTGGCAGAACCACACTATGCACAGGCCATCAAAGCAGATATGATTGCGCCTAAGAGTGTGAAATTCCACAAGCTGGATGAGAACAGACACCCGCACGCTGTCAAAAAAGAGGCAGACGTAAGTGTGAAGCGCCAAGGCAACGTGGTACATGTGAACATGACCGCCATCAGAAGCCACATGACCCCAGACAACATTGAAGGCATCCAAACGGGTGACACGGTTTACTTCCACGTGACCAACCTAGAGCAAGACTGGGACGTGCCGCATGGTTTTGCCCTAATGGGTGCCAATACTTCTGAAACTCTGATTATGCCAGGCGCTACGCAAACCCTTAAATGGGTAGCCAAGAAAGAAGGGGTGTTCCCGTTCTATTGCACTGACTTCTGCTCTGCCCTGCACCAGGAAATGCAAGGGTACGTGAGGGTTTCTCCTAAAGGATCTAACGTTCCCATTGCGTTCTCTACCGGCAAGAAAAAACCTGCCACGGTAGCTGCTAAATAA
- a CDS encoding cytochrome c family protein — MKKNYLHLKSSLKRLAPLFIGGVLLLSCSSEKSEGYADQYKKEQEATADAAAPAEEVVEDNGMGIGPVSTVQVGADIDQALATSGKSLFEGKCSACHQLSDQKIVGPGLAGVTDRRKPEWVMNMIINPEEMTKKDPTAKKLLAEHLTQMTNQNVNEQDARALLEYLRQNDKAN, encoded by the coding sequence ATGAAAAAGAACTATTTACATTTAAAATCCAGCCTTAAGCGGCTTGCTCCCCTGTTTATAGGCGGCGTGTTGCTCTTAAGCTGTTCGTCAGAAAAGTCTGAAGGCTACGCTGACCAATACAAGAAAGAACAGGAAGCCACCGCTGATGCTGCTGCACCTGCTGAAGAAGTGGTGGAAGACAATGGCATGGGCATTGGCCCTGTGTCTACGGTACAAGTAGGGGCAGACATTGATCAGGCATTGGCCACCAGCGGCAAGTCTCTGTTTGAAGGCAAATGCTCTGCTTGTCACCAATTATCTGATCAGAAAATAGTGGGTCCAGGCTTAGCGGGTGTTACAGACCGTCGCAAGCCAGAATGGGTAATGAACATGATCATCAACCCAGAGGAGATGACCAAAAAAGACCCGACCGCTAAAAAGCTACTAGCCGAGCACCTAACCCAGATGACCAACCAGAATGTGAACGAGCAGGATGCCCGCGCCCTTCTAGAGTATCTGAGACAGAACGATAAAGCTAACTAA
- a CDS encoding polysaccharide lyase has translation MKFNTKYIVLPLLVGFISTSCEKDELEEMSPTSEVSSTSNLSANLIYEETMEGSSPFSTAHGMEVGTMDYALQFVNTPVWRGTKAARFEIRKDQPLVNDGKRSEITIVKGAEGDITKNTWYSFAAYFPSKGYEYDTEREIINQWYQSGSPSTTIRTQKDRITFEVGNTPETRVIHDLGAIKKDTWTEFVLHFIHSHGSDGLVEIWLNGVKVKTITGGNMYDDVLPKWKVGLYKSAFKYDETIVTNRVLYLDNIRVGNGNATFADMTSGTGSGTTATTGGTTTTGGTTTTTGGTTTTTGGTTTTGGTTTTTTTDVQKVVSFTLVNASTNKDIITIPNGGVIDISNIGTNKFNIRANTAKAGGVVKFVMSGADSETRLDDAVPYALFGDDRAGDYYSWSAPTGSYTLTGTTYTGTKSNLGTVTAPAYSIKFTIQK, from the coding sequence ATGAAGTTCAACACCAAATATATCGTATTGCCTTTACTAGTAGGTTTCATCTCAACTTCTTGTGAAAAAGACGAGCTAGAAGAAATGAGCCCAACCTCAGAAGTGTCTTCCACTTCAAATCTTTCTGCCAATTTGATTTATGAAGAGACCATGGAAGGTTCTTCACCTTTCTCTACCGCTCATGGTATGGAGGTAGGCACCATGGATTATGCCTTGCAATTTGTAAACACTCCCGTATGGAGAGGCACCAAGGCGGCCCGCTTTGAGATCAGAAAGGACCAGCCGTTGGTGAATGATGGCAAGAGATCTGAGATTACCATCGTGAAAGGCGCTGAAGGTGACATAACTAAAAATACCTGGTATTCATTTGCCGCTTACTTCCCATCTAAAGGGTACGAGTACGACACGGAGCGTGAGATTATCAACCAGTGGTACCAGAGCGGAAGCCCCTCTACTACGATCAGAACCCAGAAAGACAGAATTACTTTTGAGGTGGGCAACACGCCAGAGACTAGAGTAATCCACGACCTGGGCGCCATCAAAAAAGATACATGGACTGAGTTTGTCCTGCACTTCATCCACTCTCATGGTTCTGACGGACTAGTAGAGATCTGGTTGAATGGCGTGAAGGTGAAGACCATTACCGGTGGTAACATGTATGATGATGTTCTACCTAAGTGGAAAGTGGGTCTTTACAAGTCGGCGTTTAAATACGACGAGACAATCGTGACCAACCGTGTGCTTTACCTAGACAACATCAGAGTGGGTAACGGCAACGCCACCTTCGCTGACATGACTTCTGGTACTGGCTCAGGAACTACTGCTACAACCGGCGGTACTACTACCACTGGCGGCACTACCACTACAACAGGAGGTACCACCACCACTACTGGCGGAACGACTACTACCGGTGGCACAACTACCACCACTACCACTGATGTGCAGAAAGTAGTAAGCTTTACTCTTGTGAATGCCTCTACTAACAAAGACATCATCACTATCCCGAATGGCGGCGTGATAGACATCAGTAACATAGGCACCAACAAATTCAACATCAGAGCCAACACGGCCAAGGCTGGCGGCGTGGTGAAGTTTGTAATGTCTGGTGCTGATAGCGAGACAAGATTAGATGACGCAGTTCCTTATGCCTTATTTGGCGATGACAGAGCTGGCGATTACTACTCTTGGAGCGCTCCAACCGGAAGCTATACTTTGACAGGTACTACCTACACAGGCACCAAGTCTAATTTAGGAACGGTCACTGCACCGGCGTATAGCATTAAGTTCACAATTCAGAAGTAA
- a CDS encoding T9SS type A sorting domain-containing protein, with product MVPFGSSWQYLDDGSNQGTAWQSPTFNSSAWKTGVGKFGYGIVDAATLVGYGPDASNKYITTYFRKTISLPDPGTLGSISANIRLDDGAVIYVNGVEMHRINMPTGTITYNTLTAISSSGDGSKTLTFTINSSAFVSGTNVIAVEVHQSKINTSDMAFDLQLSSSQTGSGGGDVTPPYVVSILRQNPTSSVTPPGPVTFRVTFSERVTGVSTGDFSLATTNTASGTITGITSVGTAGSQYDVGMNTAGAGSLRLDLKTSGNGITDASSNAISGGFSSGESYTLQAPTSGGTGFAAVTHLTPTSITTNTADKPQSKVWSYAGKYWTVLTTSDGIYLWRLDGTSWTRLLRLSSSTKARADCKAVGSLTHVLLFRGDNTSYLVSLEYNASLGTYQLWTQRTARASIEFEDGAETATMDIDGIGRMWIASDDDAGNVNIRWSDAPYSNWNLPIVVATGTKPDDITSLVAMPGKVGVLWSNQNTKRFGFRTHADGASPSSWSADESPAAASALNMGAGMADDHLNIAIAGDGTLYCAVKTGYDAPDFTKLALLVRRPSGAWDPLYEVSEYEGTRPIALLNEAVGKIRVAYTSKENGGDLLYRESSLANITFSSPITLLSGLYNYVSSTKNRFSSETVLVATDVSSSALKAVGFLVSDAGTMAASSQAVVVSNELIKAPEAFPNPFTRNTNLRFSLQWDSEFSADLFDGRGNHIRTIGKGKVNKSAMVHLEIDGTDLTAGLYFVRMTTESGTKTIRLVKNTD from the coding sequence ATGGTACCGTTTGGATCGTCTTGGCAGTACCTAGACGATGGCTCCAACCAAGGAACCGCCTGGCAATCCCCTACCTTCAACAGCTCAGCCTGGAAAACAGGAGTGGGCAAGTTTGGGTATGGCATCGTGGACGCGGCCACTCTGGTAGGCTATGGTCCTGATGCTAGCAATAAATACATTACCACCTATTTCAGAAAAACCATCTCCCTCCCAGACCCAGGCACGCTGGGATCCATCTCTGCTAATATAAGACTGGATGATGGCGCCGTCATATACGTAAACGGCGTAGAGATGCACCGCATTAACATGCCCACTGGCACTATCACCTATAATACCCTAACCGCTATCAGCTCCAGTGGGGACGGCTCCAAAACCCTCACATTTACCATCAACTCTTCAGCGTTTGTGAGTGGCACTAATGTAATCGCCGTTGAGGTCCATCAGTCCAAGATCAATACTTCAGACATGGCCTTTGACCTGCAATTGTCCTCTAGCCAGACTGGATCTGGCGGAGGAGATGTCACCCCTCCTTACGTGGTAAGTATTTTACGTCAGAATCCTACCTCTTCCGTGACACCTCCTGGTCCGGTAACCTTCAGAGTCACCTTCTCAGAAAGAGTTACAGGGGTATCTACCGGTGACTTCAGCCTTGCCACCACCAACACCGCCTCCGGCACAATCACAGGAATTACCAGTGTAGGCACGGCGGGGTCGCAGTATGACGTGGGGATGAACACCGCAGGAGCAGGCAGTTTGAGGCTGGACCTTAAAACGTCAGGCAATGGCATTACAGACGCCTCTTCCAATGCTATCTCTGGCGGCTTTTCCTCAGGCGAGAGCTACACCCTTCAGGCTCCTACTTCTGGAGGCACTGGATTTGCAGCAGTGACTCATCTCACTCCCACATCCATCACTACTAATACTGCAGACAAACCGCAGTCCAAAGTATGGTCTTACGCTGGCAAGTATTGGACGGTCCTAACCACCTCAGATGGCATCTATCTTTGGCGGCTAGACGGAACCTCTTGGACGCGCCTGCTACGCCTTTCCTCTAGCACCAAGGCCCGCGCCGACTGCAAGGCGGTGGGCAGCCTGACCCATGTGCTCCTCTTCCGGGGTGACAATACTTCTTACCTTGTTTCTCTGGAGTACAATGCCTCCTTGGGCACCTACCAACTCTGGACCCAGCGGACCGCCAGAGCATCCATTGAGTTTGAGGACGGCGCGGAGACCGCCACCATGGACATTGACGGCATTGGCCGCATGTGGATCGCTTCTGACGATGATGCAGGAAATGTAAACATACGGTGGTCCGACGCTCCCTATTCCAATTGGAACCTACCCATAGTGGTGGCCACCGGTACCAAACCAGATGACATCACAAGCTTGGTTGCCATGCCTGGGAAAGTAGGCGTTCTTTGGTCTAATCAAAACACTAAGCGGTTCGGATTTAGGACTCACGCAGATGGGGCGTCTCCTTCCTCTTGGTCGGCGGACGAAAGTCCCGCTGCCGCCTCGGCTTTGAACATGGGCGCTGGCATGGCTGATGATCACCTTAACATAGCCATAGCTGGGGACGGCACCCTCTATTGCGCGGTGAAGACCGGGTATGATGCGCCGGACTTTACGAAGCTAGCCCTGCTGGTGCGCCGCCCGTCTGGGGCATGGGATCCTTTGTATGAAGTCTCAGAATATGAAGGCACCAGGCCCATCGCCTTGCTGAACGAGGCTGTTGGGAAAATAAGGGTAGCCTATACCTCCAAGGAAAACGGGGGCGATCTGCTCTACCGGGAGTCTTCGCTTGCCAACATCACTTTCAGCTCACCCATCACCTTGCTCAGCGGTTTGTACAACTATGTTAGCAGCACTAAAAACCGCTTCTCCTCAGAGACTGTATTGGTTGCCACGGACGTGAGCAGTTCTGCCTTGAAGGCAGTGGGCTTTCTGGTTTCTGACGCAGGAACTATGGCCGCCTCTAGCCAGGCAGTTGTTGTTAGTAATGAGCTTATCAAAGCGCCAGAAGCTTTCCCCAATCCTTTCACTCGCAACACCAATCTTCGTTTTTCTCTCCAATGGGATTCTGAATTCTCGGCTGACCTCTTCGATGGTAGGGGTAACCACATTCGCACAATAGGCAAAGGCAAGGTCAACAAGAGCGCAATGGTTCACCTTGAAATTGACGGAACTGACTTGACAGCAGGACTTTATTTTGTTAGAATGACAACAGAGTCTGGCACTAAGACCATTCGCTTAGTGAAGAATACTGATTAG
- a CDS encoding phytanoyl-CoA dioxygenase family protein, translating to MIPPLDYLHKAVTVRVHLDDTDEKNGALRVIPKTHFSILAHDEINTLREAAESKCCKVLKGGAHLMKPLTLHASSKTVNEKHRRVIHLEFNCLDLPEGLEWLERERI from the coding sequence GTGATCCCACCGTTGGATTACCTGCACAAAGCGGTTACGGTGCGCGTGCACTTGGATGATACAGATGAGAAGAACGGGGCCCTGCGGGTCATTCCTAAAACCCATTTCAGCATTCTAGCGCATGATGAAATAAACACCCTGCGGGAGGCTGCTGAAAGCAAGTGCTGCAAAGTATTGAAAGGAGGTGCACACCTAATGAAACCACTTACCCTGCATGCATCCTCCAAGACTGTAAATGAAAAGCACCGCCGCGTGATCCACCTGGAGTTCAACTGCTTGGATCTGCCGGAAGGATTGGAGTGGTTAGAACGGGAGAGAATCTAA